In one Diprion similis isolate iyDipSimi1 chromosome 6, iyDipSimi1.1, whole genome shotgun sequence genomic region, the following are encoded:
- the LOC124406952 gene encoding putative sodium-dependent multivitamin transporter, whose product MATETLQVWDYVVIIVMLIISTSIGIYYRFTGGRQKTSEEYYTANRSMSAAPVAIGLMVSFLSAVSLLGASSENYVYGTMYVVVNLGYVIATPFVAYLYLPVFFRLQATSAFEYLEKRFGTVARTVTSAAISLQLLLYTGIVLYAPALAIEATTGLSKTASIIVIGLVCTCYSSLGGIKAVLVTDIFQALLMLVAVLTVGITAAVEVGGIDEIWKIAVAGDRVEFDSISADPTVRHTWWSLTFGGFFTYLSLYGINQVQVQRLLTINDLKSAQIALWWSLPIAVIMSVVTCFSGLAIYSKYQNCDPLTAGRISSSDQLMPLYVMDALSEFPGLPGLFIAGIFSAGLSTVSAALNSLSAVILEDYVKPVYLWRNIEFPVNKFAYVGKALAFLVGLLCIAIAFLAQYLGGVLQAALTIFGVVGGPVLGLFTLGMFTESTTQRGGVTGLLMSLVFGLWIGFGQPKPSSPTLPVSIAGCNATSDITRLSSFTKAESTGDSSYFYLYRISYMWYCPMGCVVSMICGYLASHILRLFFKEESTELNPDLLVPGLSSRLRRKQANARDHKNSEIQSK is encoded by the exons ATGGCGACAGAGACTCTGCAAGTATGGGACTACGTTGTGATAATAGTGATGCTTATTATCAGTACAAGCATCGGCATTTATTACAGATTTACCGGAGGCCGACAGAAGACTTCCGAG GAATATTACACAGCAAATCGTTCGATGAGTGCAGCCCCAGTAGCGATAGGTTTGATGGTATCTTTTCTCTCAGCTGTCAGTCTTCTGGGTGCCAGTTCCGAAAATTACGTATACGGGACTATGTACGTGGTGGTTAACCTCGGTTACGTTATAGCCACGCCATTTGTAGCATACCTATACTTGCCCGTATTCTTCAGACTCCAAGCAACTAGTGCTTTTGAG TACCTCGAGAAACGCTTTGGAACCGTTGCAAGGACAGTGACTAGCGCTGCTATTTCGCTTCAGCTACTACTTTACACAGGGATTGTTCTTTACGCCCCCGCATTAGCTATTGAAGCTACAACTGGTCTTTCAAAAACTGCAAGCATAATAGTAATCGGATTAGTTTGTACATGCTATTCCAGCCTTGGTGGCATCAAAGCGGTTCTCGTCACCGACATATTCCAAGCACTTCTCATGCTAGTTGCTGTCCTCACGGTAGGAATCACCGCCGCCGTTGAAGTCGGAGGAATCGATGAGATATGGAAAATCGCGGTAGCTGGAGACCGCGTTGAATTTGACAG CATATCAGCCGATCCAACAGTTCGCCATACCTGGTGGAGTCTGACATTTGGAGGGTTTTTCACCTACCTTTCTCTGTACGGAATAAATCAAGTCCAAGTTCAAAGATTACTGACTATCAA TGACTTGAAATCAGCCCAAATAGCACTCTGGTGGAGCCTACCAATCGCCGTGATAATGTCAGTGGTAACATGCTTCTCTGGACTGGCGATATActcgaaatatcaaaactgcgaCCCTCTGACAGCCGGAAGAATTTCATCCTCTGATCAGTTAATGCCTCTATACGTGATGGATGCATTGTCGGAGTTTCCTGGACTTCCCGGACTCTTCATCGCCGGTATTTTCAGCGCCGGTCTCAGTACCGTATCCGCCGCTCTTAACTCCCTATCAGCAGTGATTCTTGAGGACTACGTGAAGCCTGTGTATCTATGGAG GAACATCGAGTTCCCAGTGAACAAATTCGCATACGTTGGAAAAGCATTAGCTTTTCTAGTGGGTCTGCTCTGCATAGCGATCGCTTTTCTGGCACAGTATCTTGGTGGTGTTCTCCAGGCTGCACTGACGATATTTGGCGTAGTTGGAGGACCAGTTTTGGGGTTATTTACCTTAGGCATGTTTACTGAATCTACCACTCAGCGAGGTGGCGTCACCGGACTTCTAATGAGTCTTGTTTTCGGTCTTTGGATCGGGTTTGGTCAGCCGAAACCATCGTCACCAACTTTGCCCGTATCCATAGCGGGCTGCAACGCAACTTCTGACATAACCAGATTGTCAAGTTTCACTAAAGCTGA AAGCACGGGTGACAGTTCATACTTTTATCTGTACCGAATCTCCTACATGTGGTACTGTCCCATGGGCTGCGTGGTATCGATGATTTGCGGCTACCTAGCAAGTCATATTTTACGTCTATTCTTCAAAGAAGAATCTACGGAATTGAATCCTGATCTTCTGGTTCCAGGATTGTCTTCAAGACTGAGAAGAAAGCAAGCGAATGCACGAGACCATAAAAACTCGGAGATTCAAtcaaaatag